The following proteins are co-located in the Meriones unguiculatus strain TT.TT164.6M chromosome 4, Bangor_MerUng_6.1, whole genome shotgun sequence genome:
- the LOC132653572 gene encoding putative protein FAM90A13P, with translation MKEIQHHIWKKTLKTQELLSCSAKKSKPTTPDSAIKQETHMKIQDHKAVPAQKVQSKPRGPMTQKVPPWQEENIMVKCRECGAFGHTARSRRCPIKYGQKLLDPQPLGARKEKENQDPRRTQGLQKPGPISQAKTEKKPSQVTGQRGDEQQRKAPFQKLPMDPQRRGQHINLVHPKMPVFSPGNTKKSVTNQIQITVSRARKSPGKRMCPGNPGAIQSSDASCILPSRQEEGQNMAVPGVSQPVFRQGGGNTASQDLLHQKLRGVSHQQPIVVPKRNGVSEAFHTESEAQGPGVKTQRSQHAALHQGRQNPELSFWTPGEKASWQPTLPSQKSSKRLRVNSTSAPEESNASTVLKACRDRQSLPIANRLGLKDAVPVSKKIAAQLPSTDQEQLPSRPALVSATPYAESSQPSTSHAVRQSLRMVFTRLNGDCWSSRFLTVSPALAHEKQTAPWEGPAFLEKGEAARSQVPVSVLYEDLQVSSSSEDSDGQ, from the exons ATGAAAGAAATCCAGCACCATATTTGGAAAAAGACCCTGAAGACACAGGAGCTGCTCAGTTGCTCTGCAAAG AAATCAAAGCCAACAACTCCAGATTCAGCGATAAAGCAGGAGACACACATGAAGATTCAGGACCATAAAGCTGTTCCAGCCCAGAAAGTCCAGAGTAAGCCAAGAGGGCCCATGACACAGAAGGTTCCCCCATGGCAAGAAGAGAACATTATG GTAAAATGCAGAGAGTGTGGGGCCTTTGGCCACACAGCAAGGAGCAGAAGGTGCCCAATCAAGTATGGCCAAAAGCTCCTAGATCCACAGCCTCTGGGagccaggaaggagaaagagaatcagGATCCTCGCAGGACACAGGGTCTCCAGAAACCAGGGCCCATAAGCCAGgccaagacagaaaagaaacctaGTCAAGTCACTGGACAGAG AGGTGATGAGCAGCAGAGGAAGGCTCCCTTCCAGAAACTCCCCATGGATCCACAGAGGAGGGGCCAGCACATCAACCTGGTT CATCCCAAGATGCCAGTGTTCAGTCCTGGAAACACAAAGAAGTCTGTGACCAACCAAATTCAGATTACTGTGTCACGTGCCAGAAAGTCTCCTGGGAAGCGGATGTGCCCTGGAAACCCTGGAGCCATCCAAAGCTCTGATGCCTCCTGCATCTTACCTTCCAGGCAGGAAGAAGGTCAGAACATGGCTgtccctggggtctcacagccagTGTTCAGGCAGGGTGGTGGAAACACAGCCTCACAAGACCTGCTGCATCAAAAGCTCCGGGGTGTCTCACATCAACAACCCATTGTGGTCCCTAAAAGGAATGGAGTCAGTGAAGCATTTCACACAGAGTCAGAAGCCCAGGGTCCCGGTGTGAAAACACAGCGCAGCCAGCATGCTGCCCTCCATCAGGGAAGACAGAACCCTGAACTTAGCTTCTGGACCCCAGGTGAGAAAGCTTCTTGGCAGCCCACACTGCCTAGCCAGAAATCCTCAAAGAGACTAAGAGTCAACTCTACCAGTGCACCAGAGGAGAGCAATGCAAGCACTGTTTTGAAGGCCTGCCGGGATAGGCAGTCTCTTCCCATTGCCAACAGACTTGGACTGAAAGATGCAGTGCCAGTGAGCAAGAAAATAGCAGCCCAGCTGCCCAGCACTGACCAAGAACAGCTACCAAGCAGGCCTGCTCTGGTCTCAGCCACACCCTATGCTGAGTCCTCTCAACCATCTACCAGCCATGCTGTACGCCAGTCCCTGAGAATGGTCTTTACTAGACTTAATGGTGACTGCTGGAGCTCCAGGTTCCTGACAGTGTCCCCAGCACTTGCCCATGAGAAGCAAACAGCTCCTTGGGAGGGCCCTGCCTTCCTGGAGAAAGGTGAAGCAGCACGCTCCCAGGTCCCAGTGAGTGTCCTCTATGAGGACCTTCAGGTCTCCTCCTCTTCAGAAGACAGTGATGGGCAGTGA